The Allocoprobacillus halotolerans nucleotide sequence GATGAAGGTGCTTTTAAACCAACATCTAATATTCTTTCTAATATTTCTTGAGGAATAGCTTTATCCTCAAATTGACGTTTTGTTAATGACATCATAAAATTCCATATTTAATCCTCCGTTTCTTGATGAATAAGCATTGCAAGATTTTTTGTAAAAGTTCGAGATAAGTCAATCAATTGTTTTTGTTCCTCAGGTAAAAACATGGACATAGCTTTATCTTCAGCCCATGTAATATGACGGACAACTTTTTGGCAATGTTGACGACCGTCTGGTGTCATCACAACAAGCTTATTTCGCTTGGTTTCAGGAATTTCTGTCACCGTAACATATTTTTGTGATAATAAATTTTTGATAATTAAATTGACTGTCTGTTTAGATTGGAATGTACGTTCACAGATTGCCCTTTGTGTCATCCCTTCTTTAGCATAGAAAGGAACATTCACAACCAAAAGTGTTTTCATCAACATGCCATGCTTTTTAGCATATTCATCATATAAAGCAAATTGCTCATCCCTAAATTTACAATACAAATAAGCATTTTTTCTATCTTCTTTATTCATAACTCACCTTCTTTTAGTCTATTTCTTTACAGTCAATTTCTTGACTGTGTTATAACGTAAATTTTATTAATTTCAATAACATTATGAAAAATAAAAAACTCTATAAATGATATGTTCATTTATAGAGCCTCATATTATTTAATTTCAATAAGTTCATATTCACGAGTTCCTAAACCAATCTTTTGAGCATGTTCCAAACATGATTTCCAGTTTGTTTCAGGAGAAACATCAGTGAAATGATCATGGTGATGATGTCCATGTTTATCTAATAAACTGTTTTTGATTGCTGGTTGTTGATTAACCGCATCAGCACAAGCTTGATCTAAAGCGACTGGATCAAAAGATGCAAACATACCTACATCGGGCACAATCGCAATATCATTTTCCGCATGACAATCACAATAAGGTGAAACATCAATGACAAGTGAAATATGGAAGCAAGGGCGACCATCCACAACAGCTTTTGTATATTCAGCAATCTTATAATTTAAAATATCATTGGCTTCATCCATACTTGCCTGAATGGCATCTTTAGGACAAACACCAATACATCTTCCACATCCAACACATTTATTGTGGTCAATCTTTGCTTTACGATCAGTAATCTTTGGGGCATCATGGGCACAGATTTTAATGCATTGTCCACATCCAATGCATAGTTCTTCTTCAACAACTGGTTTACCAGCACTATGCATTTCCATTTTACCTGCACGAGAACCACAACCCATACCAATATTTTTTAAAGCGCCACCAAAACCAGTGAGTTCATGTCCTTTAAAATGATTTAAAGAAATGATAATATCAGCATCCATAATGGCTTGTCCAATTTTTGCTTCTTTAACATATTCGCCATTAACTGGAACTAATGCTTCATCTGTTCCTTTTAATCCATCAGCAATAATTGTATGAACTCCTGTCTGGAAAGGATTATATCCATTTGTATAAGCACTATCCAAATGGTCTAAAGCATTTTTTCTGCCACCAACATATAAAGTATTACAATCCGTTAAGAAAGCTTTACCACCTAATTCTTTGACATAATCACAAACAACTTTTGCCCAGTTTGGTCTTAAATAAGCCAAGTTTCCTGGTTCACCAAAATGAATCTTTATTGCAGCATATTTATCTTCAAAATCAATGTTTTCAAAACCAGCTTTTTTCATTAAATACTTTAATTTTTCAGGTAAATTCATTCTTCCTGTATGCATATCACAATAATAAACTTTAGATTTTTCCATCTTTTTTACCTCCTCATACTCCTGCTTTTATTTTACACTTTTTTCAAAAAAAATAAAGATAATCATCAATATATGAAAAACATGTTATAATTCTCCTCGTATAATATGTATAGAAGTTTGAATTAAGGATTTCTCTTTTTAAACAACTGAGATATCTCAGTTGTTTAAAAAATCCTTGCTTCTACACTCTCTTTTAAGATAATAGTTTCGTTTTGAATCAAGGTTTTATTCTTTTCTCCTGCGGCCATCTTGTTATGTTCCGCTTCTAAAAGACTTAATCCTCTGTTCAAGGCGTACTTTATACCCGAATGAGTTTGTTGCAGCAGTGTATTCTCACTTGTCTCCGCATTTACGAGGTTGCGTTTGTCTTGATTTAGAGGTGCAATTCAAAACCATTTACATACTTTAGAAAGAAGGTCATTTTTTATGAAAAATTACAATTACAATCTTTATGTTGGCATTGATGTCTCTAAAGGCAAGGCTGATGCTGCTGTTCTGGCTGTCCCTGAATTAAGATCGGTCAAACCTCATTTCCTTAGAAAAAAATTATCTTTTAAGTTTATTAAATCTGAAGTTGTTGAGTTTTTAAATACTGTTAGAAAGTATTCCAGTGATCAGTACTGTCTCCACACTTATTTTGCTTTGGAAGTCACTGGCATATATTCTACTAATATCTACACCTTTATTAAACAAAACTGTAATAGCGATGAAGAAATCCATCAGCTTAATACGGATTTCGTTAATAAATGGAGAGAAAGCCATAATATATCTAAATCTGATCCTTTGGATGCTCAAACCATCTGTTCCATTATCGGTACTGATGATCAGGTCAAATATGTTTCAGATTCTGTTTTTGAAAACAAAAACGGATATCAAGATCTTAAGGCTCTCGTTCACAGACACTATCAGATTAAAAAACTCTATTCTCAGGAAACTAACCGTCTCATTGCCCTTTGTGATTGTTATTTCCCTGAACTTCAGTATGTTTTTGAACCTAAATCAGCTGCTTTCCTGGCTGTCTTATCTCAATATCCTACTTCGCATGATATCATAAATGCTTCCAAAAATGAAGTGTTTCATCTTGTTTACGAAGCAACTAGACATCGCTGCAGTATGGATAAGATTGATAAGCTTTTCAATTATGCTCAGGATACACTGGTTCCACATGTATCCGATCATATGAGATATGTTATTTCCAACACTGTTGAAAGCATCATCCATATTCGTACACAATTGAAACTGATTGAAAAAGATATCAGAAAGCTTGCTGCCACTTTTAATGTTTACAGTCTGCTGTTGACCATCACTGGCTGTGGTCCTTTGACTGCCGCTGTTATCATCGCTGAAACCGGAGACATCTTCAGATTCAAAAATGCTGATCATTATGTCTCTTACAGTGGTTCATCACCACGTAACAAGCGTTCTGGCAAGTCTGTGGAAATCATGGGCAAGATTTCCAAGAAAGGCTCAAAATACCTGAGACACGCTCTTTACATGATTGCCGAATTTGCCAGACGACATAATCCTGTTCTTAAACACTTATTTGAAAGAGTGAAGAACGGAAATAAAAAGCGTCATAAATTAGCGGTCATTGCAGTTGCCAATCGCATTGCCAGATATATCTATTCAATCATGAAAAACGAAAGCAGTTTTATAATCATGCATGAAAATATCATGCGATTACCAGAAGAAACCCGAAATACGTTCTTCAATTCAATATCTTTAGATTTTCCAAAGAATACCAGAAAACAGATTTATCAGTATTCTGATATCAATGGTGAAATCCATCGCTTTGTTTATAGGAACGAAGCAACGGAATCAGTAGCTTAAAAACAAAGAAAACCTAAAATGTAAGAGCTTTCAAACACTGAGTTTTGAGAAGTTGTTTTTAGTGCACCCAAAAATCCACTAAAAACATCAAAGAACATCGGATTGCTCCTCTAAATCAGGACAAACACTATTAAAATCATTTTTTTAAATTAATTATTGACATTTAATAGTTTGTCTTATAGGAGAGTAAATCTCTTGAAGATAAGTTGTTATTTTATGAAAAATTCTCATAATGGTAGATGGGAGGAAAAAATATGGATAATCAAAAAATTGGTCAATATATTGCATATAAGCGTAAACAACAAGGAATGACTCAAAAACAATTGGCAGAAGCTTTACTTGTCACAAATAAAGCTGTGTCAAAATGGGAAACGGGTACGAGTCTACCCGATGTTTCTTTATTAAAAGACTTGGCTCATATTTTAAATGTGACAGTTGATGAATTGTTGAATGGTGAAGATGCTTTAGAAAAAGAAAACAGTCCTAAATATCATTATCAGACAATTACGATGACAAAAGCTTTATATAAAGATTATTTTCAACAAATGTACTATGATCATTCATCTTTATTCGTTATTTCTATCATTGGAGGGTGTTTATGCATTTGTGGAGGCTTGGCTATCTATTTATTAAATCGTTATTTACAACATCATTTTGATGTTATTGGATTGTTTATGATGATGGTAGGAATGATTTGTTTAGTGAGTGTAAAAGGTAAACAGTTTTTACAGCTTCATTTCTATAAATCAAAAGATATACAATATCAGATGAATTCTCAAACTTTTGACTATATTCAAGATGGTCAAAAAATATCTTATTTTTATCAAGATATTCAAAATATATGGATATTTGAGACATTCTTTGTTTTTAATATTCAAAATAAAAAGTTCTATATGGATATAAAAGATTTAGATATGATTCAACAACATAGTTCACCAATAATCCATGAAAGAATCACTCAAAAAGAAAAAATAATTCTATGGGTCAAAACCGTCTCACTATTAATTTTTATTTTATTAGTGTGTCTAGAATTAGGTTATGTTGTCATTTTGAAAAGATTAGGATTTGAGTATTTCTTTGATGTGTTAGAATGGTATGTTATCGTAACAATGCTTATATCTTTATATATTTCTTTAACTTTTGGATTGAAACAGTGGACACGTCAAAATCTTAAGGTTGGTTGTTTGTCATTTGTTATTTTTTATATAGTATTGTGGCTTGTTGGTAATCAAATTTCTTCACAACAGACTTATTATTCTCTATCACCTGATTTGTCAAGTCAGCTTGTTTTAAAACAAGATAAAACAACGGGACAAGTCAAAGATTTACATTATACTTTTTTATGTTTTGGAAAGGCTAATGGTATTTATGATGCCAATGGGCAAAGTATTTCTACGCAATGGTTAAATGGTGATAATAATCTTGTTGTTTATTATGATCATGAAGGCAAACGACAAGTTCATGTCGCAACTTATGGTGATCGTGGTGATGGTATTTCTTATTATTATGTTGTATCAACACTTTCAGGAAATTGGATGACCCAAGATAATAAAGATAAAAACTATGCGGTCAGTGTAGAAAATGGAACAGTTGAGATTAATGATCAGGGAGAAACATCAACTTTTAATGTTTCACAAATTGAACAATTTGGTACAACAGCGTTGGCTTGTTATGATGATTATGGAAATCCATGTTATGTTATAGCAATGAATAAAGATTGTGAATTAAATGATGATGGATTAGTTAGTTCTGATGGTACAATCACTATTATAAATTTAAATGATATGGTTCCAGTTGATTTGTTTTGTACAACTTATAAATCAGATCCTCTTGTTCAACAACAAATAGATGATGATATGGAAGAAAGAGCTAAGAGTCAAATCAACGATATGAAAAAAACATTGCTTCAAAATCCTACTTTAAAAAACTTTGAAAATTCACATGATCTCTTTAAAATAGAAACAACATCAGAAGATTTTTTTGAAATTGTAAGATTGGCTTATCAAATGGATATAGGAAGTCAATCAATGAGTGGGTATAAGTCAACAGACCAAATAAACAATATTGAAATAAAAGCGGGAACTCTCAATGATTTTTATGTTGAAGTCACAGCAGATACGTGGATGGAAAATGAAGCAACAGGCAAAATCAATGAAAATGGTCATATTCCACGATATCGTATGATACAAGGGGAAGGATGTTATCTTGTGAGAAAAATGGAATATCGTGTACCTGGTGATGTCTATCTTGTACCACTTTCTTCACCTTTAGAAAAGGATGTATCCAATGATTTATCATATCGTTTTGAAAGAGGATGAGTTGTTATTGAACAACTCTCTTGATGTGATTTATAATAAGGATTAGGAGTGTGAATATATGGAAAAAAGAAAGTTTGAAAAATTAGGAATTGAATCTTCATTGTTGGGTTTTGGTTGCATGAGATTTCCATTAGATGAAAATGGCAATATTGAAGAAAAAGAAGCAGAAGCGATGTTAGATTTAGCGATTGCTAAGGGAGTCACTTATATTGATACAGCTTATCCTTATCATAATGGGGATAGTGAACCTTTTGTAGGAAAGGTCTTAAAAAATATGATAGACAACAATACACTTTAGCAACCAAGTTACCTATCTGGAATGTTCATAGTCAACAAGAAGCAAGAGAGATTTTTGAATCACAGCTACAAAGATTAGACGTTGATTATGTAGATTTTTATTTATTACATGCTTTAGATGATAAAAAATGGCAACAAGTTTTAGATTATCAGATTCTTGAATTATGTGAACAGTTAAAGCAAGAAGGAAAAATCAAATATTTAGGTTTTAGTTTTCATGATGAATATCCTGTTTTTGAAAAAATATTGAAAACACATGATTGGGATTTTTGTCAATTACAGCTAAACTATATGGATATGGAAATACAGGCAGGACAAAAAGGGGTTGATTTAGCCAATCAATTAGGTGTGCCATTAGTTGTCATGGAACCTATTAAAGGAGGAAGTTTAGCCTCTTTGCCAGCCGATGTGACAAAAATCTTTACGGATTATAATTCTCAACGCACATTGGCATCATGGGCTTTACGATATGTAGGAACATTACCAGGTGTTAAAGTGATTTTAAGTGGAATGTCCACTTTGCAACAAGTTGAAGATAATTTAGAAACATTTATCAATTATCAAGATTTAAATGATGATGAACTTACGATTGTCAGCCAAGTTGAAAAGACATTACATGCCAGAACAAAAAATGGTTGTACGGGTTGTGGTTATTGTATGCCATGTCCTTTTGGGGTGAATATTCCAACAAATTTTAGATATTGGAATCATTGTTTTGTCTATGATGATCCAAAATCTTTTCAAGAAAAGTATCAACAAATGGATGAAAAAGCCAAAGCATCTCATTGTCAACAATGTGGAGCATGTGAAAGAATGTGTCCACAACAATTACCAATTCGTGAGGATTTAAAAAGAGTTGTAGAAGATATCAAAAAATTAGGAAGTTAAAGACTTCCTTTTCTTTTTCAAATGAGTCACAATGCTTTTTTTCATTGACTGAAGATGATAAAATAGAAAGCAAGAAAGGTTGGATATTATGAAGAATAAAAAATGGATGATGATTGTCTTATCAGTAATTGTTGTGATTGGAGGATGTATTGGTGGTTATATCTGGTATCAAAATGATCAAAAACAAAAGATTTTAGATTCCATTCAATTGACATTTACTGATCAAACAGTGATTGAATATGGAAGTGAGTGTCATGGAGAAGATTTAGTTGATAAACAAAGTGGAGAGTTAATGGCACCTACTATTGATACAATGAAAATAGGGAAACAGACTTTGGAGTATAAACTTTCTAAAG carries:
- a CDS encoding IS110 family transposase → MKNYNYNLYVGIDVSKGKADAAVLAVPELRSVKPHFLRKKLSFKFIKSEVVEFLNTVRKYSSDQYCLHTYFALEVTGIYSTNIYTFIKQNCNSDEEIHQLNTDFVNKWRESHNISKSDPLDAQTICSIIGTDDQVKYVSDSVFENKNGYQDLKALVHRHYQIKKLYSQETNRLIALCDCYFPELQYVFEPKSAAFLAVLSQYPTSHDIINASKNEVFHLVYEATRHRCSMDKIDKLFNYAQDTLVPHVSDHMRYVISNTVESIIHIRTQLKLIEKDIRKLAATFNVYSLLLTITGCGPLTAAVIIAETGDIFRFKNADHYVSYSGSSPRNKRSGKSVEIMGKISKKGSKYLRHALYMIAEFARRHNPVLKHLFERVKNGNKKRHKLAVIAVANRIARYIYSIMKNESSFIIMHENIMRLPEETRNTFFNSISLDFPKNTRKQIYQYSDINGEIHRFVYRNEATESVA
- a CDS encoding DUF362 domain-containing protein; amino-acid sequence: MEKSKVYYCDMHTGRMNLPEKLKYLMKKAGFENIDFEDKYAAIKIHFGEPGNLAYLRPNWAKVVCDYVKELGGKAFLTDCNTLYVGGRKNALDHLDSAYTNGYNPFQTGVHTIIADGLKGTDEALVPVNGEYVKEAKIGQAIMDADIIISLNHFKGHELTGFGGALKNIGMGCGSRAGKMEMHSAGKPVVEEELCIGCGQCIKICAHDAPKITDRKAKIDHNKCVGCGRCIGVCPKDAIQASMDEANDILNYKIAEYTKAVVDGRPCFHISLVIDVSPYCDCHAENDIAIVPDVGMFASFDPVALDQACADAVNQQPAIKNSLLDKHGHHHHDHFTDVSPETNWKSCLEHAQKIGLGTREYELIEIK
- a CDS encoding MarR family winged helix-turn-helix transcriptional regulator, with the protein product MNKEDRKNAYLYCKFRDEQFALYDEYAKKHGMLMKTLLVVNVPFYAKEGMTQRAICERTFQSKQTVNLIIKNLLSQKYVTVTEIPETKRNKLVVMTPDGRQHCQKVVRHITWAEDKAMSMFLPEEQKQLIDLSRTFTKNLAMLIHQETED
- a CDS encoding helix-turn-helix domain-containing protein gives rise to the protein MDNQKIGQYIAYKRKQQGMTQKQLAEALLVTNKAVSKWETGTSLPDVSLLKDLAHILNVTVDELLNGEDALEKENSPKYHYQTITMTKALYKDYFQQMYYDHSSLFVISIIGGCLCICGGLAIYLLNRYLQHHFDVIGLFMMMVGMICLVSVKGKQFLQLHFYKSKDIQYQMNSQTFDYIQDGQKISYFYQDIQNIWIFETFFVFNIQNKKFYMDIKDLDMIQQHSSPIIHERITQKEKIILWVKTVSLLIFILLVCLELGYVVILKRLGFEYFFDVLEWYVIVTMLISLYISLTFGLKQWTRQNLKVGCLSFVIFYIVLWLVGNQISSQQTYYSLSPDLSSQLVLKQDKTTGQVKDLHYTFLCFGKANGIYDANGQSISTQWLNGDNNLVVYYDHEGKRQVHVATYGDRGDGISYYYVVSTLSGNWMTQDNKDKNYAVSVENGTVEINDQGETSTFNVSQIEQFGTTALACYDDYGNPCYVIAMNKDCELNDDGLVSSDGTITIINLNDMVPVDLFCTTYKSDPLVQQQIDDDMEERAKSQINDMKKTLLQNPTLKNFENSHDLFKIETTSEDFFEIVRLAYQMDIGSQSMSGYKSTDQINNIEIKAGTLNDFYVEVTADTWMENEATGKINENGHIPRYRMIQGEGCYLVRKMEYRVPGDVYLVPLSSPLEKDVSNDLSYRFERG